The following are encoded together in the Syngnathus typhle isolate RoL2023-S1 ecotype Sweden linkage group LG5, RoL_Styp_1.0, whole genome shotgun sequence genome:
- the adamts13 gene encoding A disintegrin and metalloproteinase with thrombospondin motifs 13 isoform X3: MCSGRGARMVFLTLLCLLLLLSGFGTLMRYPSAEQFDYSSRQRDIVSHTLSPGVSVKGRPRRSTPMPDVTHLELLVVVGPDVQQVHKQDTERYILTNLNIASELLRDMTLGANMRVHLVRMIILSEPESEIQMSTNITSSLRSVCDWGSRLNPSNDTDPLHGDLLLYITRYDLVLPDGNKQVRGVTQLGGACSSEWSCVITEDTGFDLGITIAHEIAHSFGINHDGVGNTCSRSGFMMASDGGYNSVDLTWSSCSRHQLLTFFSKGNGECVKDLPALESSLQDWKPGLYYGVDDQCRIAFGSHAKSCSFTNPDMPMCRVLSCHTNPNDDSSCKRLLVPLLDGTQCGPNQWCLKGRCVSPDQISTSAVMHGSWSGWSGFSPCSRTCGGGVTYRTRQCNNPRPAFGGNDCMGKGIEAELCNQQPCENSQLDFMAEQCSKTDLDPLFLHPDQASFYTWIPAVGFSQGDEQCRYMCQSKGEAFIVSRGSQFADGTRCEADGQPPPGSIAACLQGKCLIFGCDGVLHSGKVRDVCGLCGGEGSSCTLTSDSYTGGQAKEYTTFLSVPLNATQVHIINRAPLFTHMAVLYGDQYIVSGMGGMALNMTYPSPLDDNWLEYRLHLTPDLLPDMEELLLPGPVQQQINIQVYRKYGKEYGEKTNPNISYQFYVPNDRSNMTEKKLEGLWIINTTPCSVSCGLGVQKHHYVCVDKETTNTHLEEHYCYESPSPLPLHTSCQLPACPPSWITGKFASCSTSCGSGERIRSVTCVQKHGTDAERVPDSECPADSAPNAVEKCHLQPCPARWHVSEAGDCSAVCGPGEVKRNISCVRQEDNEEVGVDDRFCSNQIRPPDSVPCVVDVCPIGWDVTIEDQPNLKSGLIPRSRQAPVFVWSPVVTQCSKTCGNGSMQVWFSCADHHTRWMVPDFHCDPSTKPPPKSENCHTIPCPPMWRSKIGICSTTCGGGVANTVLYCAQEIDGEEKVLDNSECSDFPKPTAVVSCNTQNCPASLFKAKKVWCWMTDVMHQSNLLPRCPAWFRCAPLGGKQSHGASVQCPVAMAFSPGQCHAWARLSRNPSAHFYACTCPSPLPSRAAARISARMCHLPQ; encoded by the exons ATGTGCTCCGGAAGGGGAGCCAGAATGGTGTTCTTGACTCTGCTCTGTCTGCTGTTACTCCTATCTGGCTTCGGTACTCTAATGAGATATCCATCGGCCGAG CAGTTTGATTATTCGAGCAGACAAAGAGACATCGTTTCACATACTCTTTCTCCTGGTGTCTCAG TGAAAGGTCGACCTCGTCGGTCAACTCCGATGCCGGATGTCACACATTTGGAACTACTGGTAGTTGTTGGACCTGATGTCCAGCAGGTCCACAAGCAGGATACAGAACGCTACATACTCACCAACCTCAACATT GCCTCAGAACTGTTGAGAGACATGACTTTGGGCGCCAACATGAGGGTACACCTAGTTCGCATGATCATCCTGTCAGAACCAGAG TCGGAGATCCAAATGTCAACAAACATCACCTCTTCTCTCCGAAGCGTGTGCGACTGGGGCTCACGGTTAAACCCGTCGAACGACACAGACCCACTGCATGGTGATCTCCTCTTGTACATTACGAG GTATGACTTGGTGTTGCCTGATGGAAACAAGCAGGTCAGAGGAGTTACGCAGCTGGGAGGTGCTTGTTCCAGTGAGTGGAGCTGTGTGATCACAGAGGATACTGGATTTGACCTTGGGATCACCATTGCTCATGAGATTGCACACAG TTTTGGCATCAATCATGATGGCGTGGGGAATACATGCAGTAGGAGTGGCTTCATGATGGCCTCTGACGGGGGCTACAACAGTGTGGATCTTACCTGGTCATCCTGTAGTAGACATCAACTGCTCACTTTTTTCAG CAAAGGGAATGGTGAATGTGTAAAAGACCTACCAGCTCTTGAAAGCTCCCTACAGGACTGGAAGCCTGGCCTCTATTACGGGGTTGATGACCAGTGTCGAATAGCTTTTGGAAGTCATGCAAAAAGCTGCTCGTTTACCAACCCAGACATG CCAATGTGCAGGGTTCTATCTTGTCACACTAACCCAAATGATGACAGCTCTTGCAAACGTCTTCTAGTACCATTGCTAGATGGGACCCAATGTGGACCTAATCAA TGGTGTTTGAAGGGGCGCTGTGTGTCCCCAGATCAGATCAGCACCTCTGCAGTGATGCATGGCTCTTGGTCAGGCTGGTCTGGGTTCTCCCCCTGCTCACGAACGTGTGGCGGTGGAGTCACTTACCGCACACGCCAGTGCAACAACCCAAG acCTGCTTTTGGTGGAAATGATTGCATGGGGAAGGGTATTGAGGCTGAACTTTGCAACCAGCAG CCATGTGAAAATAGCCAGCTAGATTTCATGGCTGAGCAATGTTCCAAAACAGACCTTGATCCGCTTTTCCTTCATCCGGACCAGGCCTCCTTCTACACCTGGATCCCTGCAGTGGGCTTCTCACAAG GTGATGAGCAATGCAGATACATGTGCCAATCCAAGGGAGAAGCCTTCATTGTGAGCCGTGGATCTCAGTTTGCTGATGGGACACGATGCGAGGCTGATGGCCAACCACCTCCTGGTTCAATAGCCGCTTGTCTGCAAGGGAAATGTCTG ATCTTCGGCTGTGACGGTGTGTTACACTCTGGGAAAGTGAGAGACGTGTGTGGTTTGTGTGGTGGCGAGGGATCTTCCTGCACACTGACCTCTGACTCTTACACTGGAGGTCAGGCAAAAG AGTACACCACTTTCTTGTCTGTGCCATTAAATGCTACACAGGTTCATATCATAAACAGGGCACCTCTATTCACTCATATGG CTGTCTTATATGGAGACCAATATATTGTCTCTGGAATGGGTGGAATGGCTTTAAATATGACATATCCCTCCCCACTGGATGATAACTGGCTTGAGTACCGCCTCCATCTGACTCCTGACCTCTTGCCTGATATGGAAGAGCTACTGCTGCCTGGACCAGTACAACAGCAGATAAACATTCAG GTTTATCGCAAATATGGAAAAGAAtatggagagaaaacaaaccccAACATTAGCTATCAGTTCTACGTTCCAAATGATCGCAGCAACATGacggaaaaaaaacttgaaggaTTATGGATCATTAATACAACACCATGTTCTGTTTCCTGTGGATTAG GCGTGCAGAAGCATCACTATGTATGTGTCGATAAAGAAACTACTAATACACATCTAGAGGAACACTATTGTTATGAGTCTCCTTCACCTCTACCACTGCATACATCCTGTCAGCTTCCAGCCTGCCCACCAAG CTGGATCACGGGAAAGTTTGCATCCTGCAGCACTTCCTGCGGTAGTGGAGAGAGGATACGTTCTGTAACATGTGTTCAGAAACATGGCACTGATGCTGAGAGAGTTCCAGATTCGGAGTGCCCGGCTGATTCAGCTCCGAATGCTGTTGAAAAATGTCATCTTCAACCTTGTCCTGCCAG GTGGCATGTGTCAGAGGCAGGGGACTGCTCAGCAGTGTGCGGGCCAGGAGAAGTAAAAAGAAACATATCCTGTGTACGGCAAGAGGACAATGAAGAGGTTGGAGTTGATGACAGATTCTGCTCAAATCAAATAAGACCTCCTGATTCTGTGCCCTGTGTAGTGGACGTCTGTCCAATTGGTTGGGATGTAACGATAGag GATCAGCCTAATTTAAAGTCTGGCTTGATACCACGCTCCAGACAAGCTCCTGTGTTTGTGTGGAGTCCAGTTGTCACTCAGTGCTCCAAGACATGTGGCAATG GATCAATGCAAGTGTGGTTCTCCTGTGCGGACCATCACACCAGATGGATGGTACCTGATTTCCACTGTGACCCTTCAACCAAACCTCCTCCTAAATCCGAGAATTGTCATACAATCCCTTGCCCTCCTAT GTGGCGATCTAAGATCGGCATTTGCAGTACAACATGTGGCGGAGGGGTTGCCAACACAGTGCTGTACTGTGCTCAGGAAATCGACGGGGAGGAGAAGGTGTTGGACAATTCTGAGTGCAGTGACTTTCCAAAACCTACAGCAGTGGTGTCATGTAACACCCAAAACTGTCCGGCAAG TTTGTTCAAGGCAAAGAAAGTGTGGTGCTGGATGACAGATGTCATGCATCAGTCAAACCTGCTACCACGGTGCCCTGCCTGGTTCAGGTGTGCACCTTTAGGTGGGAAGCAAAGCCATGGAGCCAG TGTTCAGTGTCCTGTGGCTATGGCATTCAGTCCAGGACAGTGTCATGCATGGGCCCGTCTCAGCCGGAACCCCTCAGCCCACTTTTATGCATGCACATGCCCAAGCCCATTACCATCCAGGGCTGCAGCAAGGATATCTGCACGGATGTGCCACCTACCTCAATAG